A single Candidatus Delongbacteria bacterium DNA region contains:
- a CDS encoding DUF89 family protein yields the protein MKIAMECVPCFLKQTVSSLKMITLEEHDQEIVLREVLELASKIDFELSPPEFGQMIHKLIREKTNSTDPYKKLKVLANQRAKELYKVIQPRVMKATNPFYMAIKFAIAANIMDFGVFSDWNEANVIESFNKAKSKEICGKICDRLYKKISLAKNVLVLGDNAGEVVFDKLLIETFPGNAKIYYAVKGSPVINDVTIDDAYDAGIGEVAEIISNGTDIPGTVFEKCSSQFRNIFNSVDLIVSKGQGNFETLHDRNKKIYFMLQIKCRAIADKYGYNVGDWKLVNH from the coding sequence ATGAAAATTGCCATGGAGTGTGTTCCGTGTTTTCTAAAACAAACTGTTAGTTCCCTAAAAATGATTACACTCGAGGAGCATGATCAGGAAATAGTTCTAAGGGAGGTTCTTGAACTGGCTTCTAAGATTGATTTTGAGCTTTCTCCTCCGGAGTTCGGTCAAATGATTCATAAACTTATACGGGAAAAAACAAATAGCACTGATCCCTACAAAAAATTAAAAGTATTGGCAAATCAAAGAGCAAAAGAACTTTATAAAGTTATTCAACCCAGAGTAATGAAAGCAACAAATCCTTTCTACATGGCAATAAAATTTGCTATTGCTGCTAATATAATGGATTTTGGTGTCTTTTCTGATTGGAATGAAGCTAATGTTATTGAATCTTTCAATAAAGCTAAATCAAAAGAGATTTGTGGAAAAATATGTGATAGACTTTATAAGAAAATAAGTTTAGCAAAAAATGTTCTCGTTTTAGGTGATAATGCTGGAGAAGTTGTTTTTGATAAATTACTCATTGAAACATTCCCAGGAAATGCTAAAATTTATTATGCTGTAAAAGGTAGTCCTGTGATAAATGATGTAACTATTGACGATGCTTACGATGCTGGTATCGGTGAAGTTGCTGAAATTATCTCAAATGGTACAGATATACCTGGGACTGTCTTTGAGAAATGTTCCTCACAATTCAGAAATATTTTCAACAGTGTAGATCTAATTGTTTCAAAAGGTCAGGGTAATTTTGAAACTTTGCATGATAGAAACAAAAAGATTTACTTTATGTTACAAATTAAATGTAGAGCAATCGCCGATAAATATGGTTACAATGTCGGCGATTGGAAATTGGTAAACCATTAA